One genomic region from Cellulomonas fengjieae encodes:
- a CDS encoding thymidine kinase produces MAELVFFSGTMDSGKSTLALQMHHNHAARGRDGVLFTRHDRAGTATISSRLGLTQRAHEVDDSTDFWSDVIARRTHGRPVDYLIGDEAQFYTAAQVEQLARIVDELGVDVYVFGISTDFRARLFPGAARLVELADRVEILQVRALCWCGARATHNARTIGGAMVVEGAQVVVGDVEAGADEVGYEVLCRRHHMRHMTAATARASSPSPQTLASVEELII; encoded by the coding sequence ATGGCGGAGCTGGTGTTCTTCTCGGGGACGATGGACAGCGGCAAGTCGACGCTCGCCCTCCAGATGCACCACAACCACGCAGCCCGGGGACGTGACGGCGTGCTGTTCACCCGGCACGACCGCGCCGGCACCGCGACGATCTCGTCGCGGCTCGGGCTCACGCAGCGTGCGCACGAGGTCGACGACTCGACCGACTTCTGGTCGGACGTGATCGCGCGCCGCACGCACGGGCGCCCCGTCGACTACCTGATCGGCGACGAGGCGCAGTTCTACACCGCCGCGCAGGTCGAGCAGCTGGCGCGGATCGTCGACGAGCTCGGTGTGGACGTCTACGTGTTCGGCATCTCGACCGACTTCCGTGCGCGGCTCTTCCCCGGGGCGGCGCGGCTGGTCGAGCTCGCGGACCGGGTGGAGATCCTGCAGGTCCGCGCGCTGTGCTGGTGCGGCGCCCGGGCCACCCACAACGCCCGGACGATCGGTGGGGCCATGGTGGTCGAGGGCGCACAGGTGGTGGTCGGCGACGTCGAGGCCGGTGCCGACGAGGTGGGCTACGAGGTCCTGTGCCGACGCCACCACATGCGCCACATGACCGCCGCGACGGCGCGTGCGTCGTCGCCCAGCCCGCAGACGCTCGCCTCCGTGGAGGAGCTGATCATCTGA
- a CDS encoding bifunctional acetate--CoA ligase family protein/GNAT family N-acetyltransferase, which produces MADVTADDIAADRPGGRPRQGPPYPAAWEADVVLHDGSTTHVRPMRPDDADALQAFHVGQSQRSTYLRFFAQMERLSERDLDRLVNVDHVDRVALVAVSASADQGADQIIGVARYDRSGPDEAEVAFNVADAHQGRGLGSVLLEHLAAAARERGVRRFVAEVLPQNGRMISVFKEAGYEVRQRTEDGVVAVAFDIDPTDRSLAVMSDREHRAEARSMRGLLHAGSVVVVGPGADSAETLAGRLASRVLEDIVASDPAAVVHAIGVAGAPSVPVRTRLSDITGPVDLAVVAVPATDTVDVVRHLARLGVHGIVLLTAGFAEQGPDGLDRQRAMLRAAHGAGMRIVGPASYGIISTRDDGLRLNASLARTPPVVGRIGLFCQSAPLAVALLGSVRRRGIGVSQFVSAGHRADVSGNDLMQFWTDDDRTDVVGLYLESLGNPRKFSRVARRLSSTKPVIVVTAGRSGQVVPPGHAVRPTHAPPRTLAEMLRQSGVVQVENTHQMLDVAQVLAHQPLPAGRRTAILASSASVAALVAEAAAAAGLVVSGHVQLLPEDAPADQVQAAVDALYGDPDSDVVVVVRIPTVGDPDVGLQEAVARAAARSRRTTVACIYDLHGITAELTGRDDDGREWTVPAYSTPEDAALALGHAARYAQWRAADRGRPLHPEGVDLRAARRLVTGWLAEASGDAVLGLDDERTAQLLATIGVPVLPSTRVRDADEAVAAAERIGWPVALKTTVPALRHRADLGGVRLDVADEAELRADVAQVLDLAAGFEGGGLDSPLEVQAMAEHGSACVVRSVEDPLFGPIISFGLAGDASDLLGDIAYGVPPLTDVDVSELVRNARAAPRLLGYRGLPALDVGALEDVIARVAVLADDLPELRSLELNPVVVSEHGAVVLGARASVSRADRADATRRLPRV; this is translated from the coding sequence ATGGCAGACGTCACGGCTGACGACATCGCGGCCGATCGGCCCGGGGGCCGCCCGCGACAGGGTCCGCCGTACCCCGCCGCGTGGGAGGCCGACGTCGTCCTGCACGACGGCTCGACCACGCACGTGCGCCCGATGCGCCCGGACGACGCCGACGCGCTGCAGGCGTTCCACGTCGGGCAGTCGCAGCGCTCCACCTACCTGCGCTTCTTCGCCCAGATGGAGCGGCTGTCGGAGCGGGACCTGGACCGCCTGGTCAACGTGGACCATGTGGACCGCGTCGCCCTGGTGGCGGTCTCCGCCTCGGCCGACCAGGGCGCCGACCAGATCATCGGCGTGGCGCGGTACGACCGCTCCGGCCCCGACGAGGCGGAGGTCGCCTTCAACGTCGCCGACGCCCACCAGGGGCGCGGCCTCGGCTCCGTGCTGCTCGAGCACCTCGCCGCGGCGGCCCGCGAGCGCGGCGTGCGCAGGTTCGTGGCGGAGGTGCTGCCGCAGAACGGCCGGATGATCTCCGTGTTCAAGGAGGCCGGGTACGAGGTCCGGCAGCGCACCGAGGACGGCGTCGTCGCCGTGGCGTTCGACATCGACCCGACGGACCGGTCGCTCGCGGTGATGTCGGACCGCGAGCACCGGGCGGAGGCCCGCTCCATGCGCGGGCTGCTGCACGCGGGCTCGGTCGTCGTGGTCGGCCCCGGTGCGGATTCGGCCGAGACGCTCGCGGGGCGGCTCGCCTCGCGCGTCCTGGAGGACATCGTCGCCTCGGACCCGGCAGCGGTGGTGCACGCGATCGGGGTCGCGGGCGCCCCGTCGGTGCCGGTTCGCACGCGGCTGAGCGACATCACCGGGCCGGTCGACCTCGCCGTGGTCGCCGTGCCGGCCACGGACACGGTCGACGTGGTCCGGCACCTCGCGCGCCTGGGCGTGCACGGCATCGTGCTGCTCACGGCCGGGTTCGCCGAGCAGGGTCCGGACGGGCTGGACCGGCAGCGGGCGATGCTGCGCGCCGCCCACGGGGCCGGGATGCGCATCGTCGGCCCCGCCTCCTACGGGATCATCTCCACGCGCGACGACGGGCTCCGGCTGAACGCGTCGTTGGCGCGCACGCCGCCGGTCGTGGGCCGGATCGGCCTGTTCTGCCAGTCGGCGCCCCTGGCGGTCGCGCTGCTCGGCTCGGTGCGGCGCCGGGGGATCGGGGTCTCGCAGTTCGTCTCCGCGGGCCACCGCGCGGACGTGTCGGGCAACGACCTCATGCAGTTCTGGACCGACGACGACCGCACCGACGTCGTGGGCCTGTACCTCGAGTCGCTGGGCAACCCCCGGAAGTTCTCCCGGGTGGCGCGGCGGCTGTCGTCGACCAAGCCGGTCATCGTCGTGACGGCGGGGCGATCGGGCCAGGTGGTGCCGCCCGGGCACGCGGTGCGCCCCACGCACGCGCCACCGCGCACGCTTGCGGAGATGCTCCGCCAGAGCGGGGTCGTGCAGGTGGAGAACACCCACCAGATGCTCGACGTGGCGCAGGTGCTCGCCCACCAGCCGCTGCCCGCAGGTCGGCGCACGGCGATCCTGGCCAGCTCCGCGTCCGTCGCCGCCCTCGTCGCCGAGGCCGCGGCCGCGGCCGGGCTCGTGGTCAGCGGGCACGTGCAGCTGCTACCGGAGGATGCCCCGGCCGACCAGGTCCAGGCAGCCGTCGACGCGCTCTACGGCGACCCGGACAGCGACGTCGTCGTCGTGGTGCGCATCCCGACCGTGGGCGACCCCGACGTCGGGCTGCAGGAGGCGGTCGCGCGCGCGGCGGCGCGCTCCCGGCGCACCACCGTGGCGTGCATCTACGACCTGCACGGCATCACCGCCGAGCTGACCGGACGGGACGACGACGGTCGGGAGTGGACGGTCCCCGCCTACAGCACGCCGGAGGACGCGGCTCTGGCCCTCGGGCACGCGGCGCGGTACGCGCAGTGGCGCGCGGCGGACCGCGGTCGGCCGCTGCACCCGGAGGGGGTCGACCTGCGTGCGGCGCGTCGGCTGGTGACGGGGTGGCTCGCGGAGGCGTCGGGGGACGCGGTGCTCGGGCTCGACGACGAGCGCACGGCACAGCTGCTCGCCACGATCGGCGTCCCGGTGCTGCCGTCGACCCGGGTGCGGGACGCCGACGAGGCGGTCGCCGCCGCGGAGCGCATCGGCTGGCCGGTGGCGCTCAAGACCACCGTCCCGGCGCTGCGGCACCGGGCGGACCTGGGGGGAGTGCGCCTGGACGTGGCCGACGAGGCCGAGCTGCGGGCGGACGTCGCGCAGGTGCTCGACCTCGCCGCGGGGTTCGAGGGTGGCGGTCTGGACTCGCCGCTCGAGGTCCAGGCGATGGCGGAGCACGGGTCGGCCTGCGTCGTGCGATCCGTGGAGGACCCGCTGTTCGGTCCGATCATCAGCTTCGGCCTGGCGGGCGACGCCTCGGACCTGCTCGGCGACATCGCGTACGGGGTCCCGCCCCTGACCGACGTCGACGTGTCCGAGCTGGTCCGGAACGCCAGGGCGGCCCCGCGACTGCTCGGCTACCGAGGTCTTCCCGCGCTCGACGTCGGGGCGCTCGAAGACGTCATCGCCCGCGTGGCGGTGCTCGCGGACGACCTGCCGGAGCTGCGCTCGCTCGAGCTCAACCCGGTGGTCGTCTCCGAGCACGGCGCCGTGGTCCTGGGTGCCCGTGCGTCCGTGTCCCGGGCGGACCGCGCGGACGCCACCCGGCGCCTGCCGAGGGTGTGA
- a CDS encoding alkaline phosphatase family protein: MTDLEEPRAVAPSGWRGSCDLLEAADLVVPGTTYPCLGRVLPAVAGSVGATDVPEAAASQQILGLPDATRVCVVLVDGLGHTNLAERAGHAPFLRGRLAGSTPLTSTFPSTTATAMGTFGVGASPGRTGMLGYTVRDPATGELGNLVSWTGLPPARQWQRETTVFERLAAAGTAVTSIGPARFAGSGLTEAALRGPAYTAAETLAARVDATVDALRRPGVAYLYWGDVDKAGHHHGWGSRQWGDALSELDAELGRLARLLPRDTVLVITADHGMVDVDRTQRWDVATDSRLGQGVALVAGEPRALHLHLEAGTDPGGLADRWRDVLGAAAVVATRDEAVADGWFGDVAPHVLPIIGDVVVAMTGRATVVDSATQTPASLDLVGVHGSLTHHEMLVPCLVVA; encoded by the coding sequence ATGACCGACCTCGAGGAGCCACGGGCGGTCGCGCCGTCGGGGTGGAGGGGCTCGTGCGACCTGCTGGAGGCGGCCGACCTCGTGGTGCCCGGAACGACCTACCCGTGCCTGGGGCGCGTGCTGCCCGCCGTCGCAGGTTCCGTCGGGGCGACGGACGTGCCGGAGGCCGCCGCGTCCCAGCAGATCCTCGGCCTGCCCGATGCCACGCGGGTGTGCGTGGTGCTCGTCGACGGGCTGGGCCACACCAACCTGGCCGAGCGCGCCGGCCACGCGCCGTTCCTGCGCGGCCGGCTCGCCGGTTCGACCCCGCTGACCAGCACGTTCCCCTCGACGACCGCCACGGCGATGGGCACCTTCGGGGTCGGGGCGTCTCCTGGCCGCACGGGGATGCTGGGCTACACCGTCCGCGACCCGGCGACCGGCGAGCTGGGGAACCTCGTGAGCTGGACGGGCCTGCCGCCCGCGAGGCAGTGGCAGCGCGAGACCACCGTGTTCGAGCGCCTCGCCGCGGCCGGGACCGCGGTCACGAGCATCGGGCCGGCGCGGTTCGCCGGCTCCGGGCTCACCGAGGCCGCCCTGCGGGGACCCGCCTACACGGCGGCGGAGACGCTCGCGGCGCGGGTCGACGCGACCGTGGACGCCCTGCGGCGACCGGGCGTCGCGTACCTCTACTGGGGTGACGTCGACAAGGCCGGGCACCACCACGGCTGGGGCTCGCGACAGTGGGGCGACGCTCTCTCCGAGCTCGACGCCGAGCTCGGCCGGCTCGCGCGGCTGCTCCCGCGGGACACCGTGCTGGTGATCACCGCGGACCACGGCATGGTCGACGTCGACCGGACCCAGCGCTGGGACGTCGCGACCGACTCGAGGCTCGGCCAGGGAGTCGCGCTGGTCGCCGGCGAGCCACGGGCGCTGCACCTGCACCTCGAGGCCGGGACCGACCCCGGCGGGCTCGCAGACCGCTGGCGCGACGTGCTCGGCGCCGCGGCCGTCGTGGCGACGCGGGACGAGGCGGTCGCCGACGGGTGGTTCGGGGACGTCGCGCCGCACGTCCTGCCGATCATCGGCGACGTGGTGGTCGCCATGACCGGGCGCGCGACGGTCGTCGACTCCGCGACGCAGACGCCGGCCTCGCTGGACCTCGTCGGGGTGCACGGGTCGCTCACCCACCACGAGATGCTCGTCCCCTGCCTGGTGGTCGCCTGA
- the dut gene encoding dUTP diphosphatase has protein sequence MTADPSTEVLLQLLDPDLPAPAYAHPGDAGADLVSRIDVVIPPQGRVTVPTGVAIALPDGFAAFVHPRSGLAMRHGLTIVNAPGTVDAGYRGEIAVTLLNTDVEHALELHRGDRIAQLVVQRVERVRFVEAAVLPGSHRGGGGFGSSGGWKAAPTGASGTTVDLSATDARERVEEE, from the coding sequence GTGACGGCCGACCCCAGCACCGAGGTGCTCCTGCAGCTCCTCGACCCCGACCTGCCCGCGCCCGCGTACGCCCATCCCGGTGACGCCGGCGCCGACCTCGTGTCCAGGATCGACGTCGTGATCCCGCCGCAGGGTCGGGTGACGGTACCCACCGGCGTCGCCATCGCGCTGCCCGACGGGTTCGCCGCCTTCGTGCACCCGCGGTCGGGTCTGGCCATGCGCCACGGGCTGACCATCGTCAACGCGCCGGGCACGGTCGATGCGGGCTACCGGGGCGAGATCGCCGTGACGCTGCTCAACACGGACGTGGAGCACGCGCTCGAGCTGCACCGGGGCGACCGCATCGCCCAGCTCGTCGTCCAGCGGGTGGAGCGGGTCCGGTTCGTCGAGGCGGCGGTGCTGCCCGGAAGCCACCGGGGCGGCGGTGGCTTCGGCTCCAGCGGCGGCTGGAAGGCTGCGCCGACCGGCGCGAGCGGGACTACTGTCGATCTGTCTGCAACTGATGCGCGCGAGCGCGTCGAAGAGGAGTAA
- a CDS encoding trimeric intracellular cation channel family protein, protein METDIPLEPVLELVGVFVGAMSGALAAVRKQFDVFGILVLGWAAGLGGGILRDVLIGAVPPVGISNWRFIATAVAGATVIYFFHPRLERARRFIEVLDAGALALFTVVGTIKGLEYGTTLTAAVVVGVMTGVGGGVLRDLLSGEVPVVLHHRQLYAIPALLGATATAILWWQDAASTVTVVAVVIAVFALRVGALRFKLKAPGPWRGTVR, encoded by the coding sequence GTGGAGACCGACATCCCCCTGGAGCCCGTCCTCGAGCTGGTCGGGGTCTTCGTCGGCGCGATGTCCGGGGCGCTCGCCGCGGTGCGCAAGCAGTTCGACGTGTTCGGCATCCTGGTGCTGGGGTGGGCGGCCGGGCTGGGTGGCGGGATCCTGCGCGACGTCCTCATCGGTGCGGTCCCACCGGTCGGCATCTCGAACTGGCGGTTCATCGCGACCGCCGTCGCCGGTGCGACCGTCATCTACTTCTTCCATCCGCGGCTCGAGCGCGCGCGCCGGTTCATCGAGGTCCTCGACGCCGGGGCGCTCGCCCTGTTCACCGTCGTCGGGACGATCAAGGGGCTCGAGTACGGCACCACCCTCACGGCGGCGGTCGTCGTCGGCGTGATGACCGGGGTCGGCGGGGGAGTGCTGCGGGACCTGCTGTCCGGCGAGGTCCCGGTGGTGCTGCACCATCGCCAGCTCTACGCCATCCCCGCGCTCCTGGGCGCGACGGCCACCGCGATCCTGTGGTGGCAGGACGCGGCCAGCACCGTGACCGTCGTCGCCGTCGTGATCGCGGTGTTCGCGCTCCGGGTGGGCGCCCTGCGGTTCAAGCTCAAGGCGCCCGGTCCGTGGCGCGGGACGGTGCGCTGA
- a CDS encoding DUF3093 domain-containing protein, translated as MPDAPASNPLPTSRTAAPTYSERLWLGPGGWVLLALFAAMMAVAFIPLDRRVAAVVGVVVLALGAAVLVGRAPRVEVRDGVLRAGGAHIPVALLGSAVPLDADATRAELGPRLDARAHVCLRGWIRTAVRVEVRDPEDPTPYWVISTRRPTELAAALQA; from the coding sequence ATGCCCGACGCTCCCGCCAGCAACCCGTTGCCCACGTCCCGGACCGCCGCCCCGACCTACTCCGAGCGGCTCTGGCTCGGTCCCGGCGGCTGGGTGCTGCTCGCCCTGTTCGCGGCCATGATGGCCGTCGCGTTCATCCCGCTCGACCGGCGGGTGGCGGCCGTGGTCGGCGTCGTCGTCCTCGCGCTCGGCGCGGCCGTGCTCGTGGGCCGCGCCCCGCGGGTCGAGGTCCGCGACGGCGTCCTGCGCGCCGGCGGGGCGCACATCCCCGTCGCGCTCCTCGGGTCGGCCGTGCCGCTCGACGCGGACGCGACGCGGGCCGAGCTGGGGCCTCGCCTGGACGCGCGCGCACACGTCTGCCTGCGCGGCTGGATCCGTACCGCCGTCCGGGTCGAGGTGCGCGACCCCGAGGACCCCACGCCCTACTGGGTCATCTCGACCCGCCGGCCAACGGAGCTCGCCGCCGCGCTGCAGGCCTGA
- a CDS encoding DUF4193 domain-containing protein yields the protein MATDYDAPRKTEEDLSEDSLQELQARRSDKNSGVVDEDETEAAEGFELPGADLSGEELSVRVLPRQADEFTCSSCFLVHHRSQLAYERDGRPVCSECAA from the coding sequence ATGGCTACCGACTACGACGCCCCGCGCAAGACCGAGGAGGACCTGAGCGAGGACTCGCTCCAGGAGCTCCAGGCTCGGCGCTCCGACAAGAACTCGGGCGTGGTGGACGAGGACGAGACCGAGGCGGCCGAAGGGTTCGAGCTCCCGGGCGCGGACCTGTCCGGCGAGGAGCTCTCCGTACGCGTGCTTCCTCGGCAGGCGGACGAGTTCACCTGCTCGAGCTGTTTCCTGGTTCACCACCGCAGCCAGCTGGCCTACGAGCGCGACGGTCGACCCGTCTGCTCGGAGTGCGCTGCCTGA
- a CDS encoding inositol monophosphatase family protein, giving the protein MNALSPDQVRELVETARTLAQEAGELVREGRRRHVGVAATKSSAQDVVTAMDLASEALLRRRLAELRPDDAILGEEEAFRPGTSGITWVVDPIDGTVNYLYGISAYAVSVAAVVGPDPTSAPDPATWTAVAGCVFAPEDGRTFTAGLGLGASLDGVRLHANEPRPLIDSLVGTGFGYVATRRRVQGRIVAELLPRVRDIRRVGSAALDLCAVAAGTLDLYYERGLQPWDLAAGALIAQEAGAQVTGLRGGPAQESMTVAGPAGRIEELRSLLESLDADSDG; this is encoded by the coding sequence GTGAACGCACTCTCACCCGACCAGGTCCGCGAGCTCGTCGAGACCGCCCGAACGCTCGCGCAGGAGGCCGGCGAGCTCGTCCGCGAGGGGCGGCGCCGGCACGTCGGCGTCGCGGCGACCAAGTCCAGCGCCCAGGACGTGGTGACGGCGATGGACCTCGCGTCGGAGGCGCTCCTGCGACGGCGGCTGGCAGAGCTGCGGCCCGACGACGCGATCCTGGGCGAGGAGGAGGCGTTCCGGCCCGGCACCTCGGGGATCACCTGGGTGGTGGACCCCATCGACGGGACGGTCAACTACCTCTACGGGATCTCGGCCTACGCCGTGTCCGTCGCCGCGGTGGTCGGGCCCGACCCGACGTCCGCACCGGACCCGGCCACGTGGACCGCCGTGGCCGGGTGCGTGTTCGCTCCCGAGGACGGCCGCACGTTCACCGCGGGGCTGGGGCTCGGTGCGTCCCTGGACGGCGTGCGGCTTCACGCGAACGAGCCGCGCCCGCTCATCGACTCGCTGGTGGGGACGGGCTTCGGATACGTCGCAACACGTCGGCGCGTGCAGGGTCGAATCGTCGCAGAACTGTTGCCGCGGGTACGTGATATTCGTCGCGTCGGTAGTGCTGCCCTGGACCTGTGCGCCGTGGCCGCCGGAACGCTCGACCTCTACTACGAACGAGGCCTGCAGCCGTGGGACCTCGCGGCCGGGGCGCTGATCGCCCAGGAGGCAGGTGCGCAGGTCACAGGGCTTCGCGGGGGCCCCGCGCAGGAGTCGATGACCGTGGCCGGACCAGCGGGCCGCATCGAGGAGCTGAGGTCGCTCCTGGAATCGCTGGACGCGGACTCGGACGGGTGA
- the sepH gene encoding septation protein SepH, with the protein MGELELVGLHEDGEHLVLVAPDGARFRVRIDEPLRAAVRRDRPQLEQLRAESAGTLSPREIQARIRAGATTQEVADSAGLPVERVRRYEGPVLAEREHVAEQARATRVGRDVGAPTLGDLVTDRLAARGVDLASLAWDAARDASGPWVVLARFAVDDAQHEARWTFDLAKRTVVADEDEARWLSETELPDEPVSRRHLAAVRDVVFDFQGEGAVARAPHDLPAEEPESAPDAQEQTASLLDDLRSRRGVRQAVELGDDEDGEEFEGFGPQHAFDFARGDAAVPGAHPVDADPEAEAQVYSAPVAVAEPTTAPAAAPAAEQEDTERPRTRRGRAKVPSWDEIVFGAKPE; encoded by the coding sequence ATGGGTGAGCTGGAGCTGGTGGGTCTGCACGAGGACGGGGAGCATCTCGTCCTGGTGGCCCCGGACGGAGCACGCTTTCGTGTGCGCATCGACGAACCGCTGCGCGCCGCGGTGCGCCGCGACCGCCCGCAGCTGGAGCAGCTGCGCGCGGAGAGCGCCGGGACGCTGAGCCCGCGAGAGATCCAGGCCCGCATCCGCGCGGGTGCGACGACGCAGGAGGTCGCCGACTCCGCCGGCCTGCCGGTCGAGCGCGTCCGGCGCTACGAGGGCCCCGTCCTCGCGGAGCGTGAGCACGTCGCCGAGCAGGCCCGCGCGACGCGGGTCGGCCGCGACGTCGGTGCGCCGACGCTCGGCGACCTGGTGACGGACCGGCTCGCCGCCCGCGGCGTGGATCTCGCCTCGCTCGCCTGGGACGCCGCTCGCGACGCGTCCGGACCGTGGGTCGTCCTGGCCCGGTTCGCCGTCGACGACGCGCAGCACGAGGCGCGCTGGACGTTCGACCTGGCGAAGCGAACGGTCGTCGCCGACGAGGACGAGGCGCGCTGGCTGTCCGAGACGGAGCTCCCGGACGAGCCTGTCTCGCGGCGCCACCTCGCCGCCGTGCGCGACGTCGTCTTCGACTTCCAGGGCGAGGGTGCCGTGGCACGCGCCCCGCACGACCTGCCCGCCGAGGAGCCCGAGTCGGCGCCGGACGCCCAGGAGCAGACCGCCTCCCTGCTGGACGACCTACGCAGCCGCCGCGGCGTGCGCCAGGCCGTGGAGCTCGGCGACGACGAGGACGGCGAGGAGTTCGAGGGCTTCGGGCCGCAGCACGCGTTCGACTTCGCCCGCGGCGACGCGGCCGTGCCGGGTGCCCACCCCGTCGACGCCGATCCCGAGGCAGAGGCGCAGGTCTACTCCGCCCCGGTGGCCGTCGCGGAGCCGACGACCGCCCCGGCAGCCGCTCCCGCTGCGGAGCAGGAGGACACGGAGCGCCCGCGCACGCGGCGCGGTCGCGCCAAGGTGCCCAGCTGGGACGAGATCGTCTTCGGCGCCAAGCCCGAGTGA
- a CDS encoding DUF5998 family protein: protein MPAAAVALHHDLHRAGYYPELVVDVLDVALADEEVVAHLVHPETTFDAAEVRRHVTVLVLTPTRLVVAHVDDHPADSEHPSASASATTEAVPLAELTSVALTHVVPLPEKHERGQPARELTLVIGWGAVSRVDLEPATCGDPSCDADHGLTGTLAPDDVVVRVSAAAEGLDSVRAATAFARELSAASARAR from the coding sequence GTGCCCGCTGCTGCTGTCGCCCTGCACCACGATCTCCACCGTGCCGGCTACTACCCCGAGCTCGTCGTCGACGTGCTCGACGTGGCCCTGGCCGACGAGGAAGTCGTGGCTCACCTGGTCCACCCCGAGACGACGTTCGACGCCGCCGAGGTCCGACGCCACGTCACGGTCCTGGTCCTGACGCCGACCCGCCTGGTGGTCGCGCACGTCGACGACCATCCCGCCGACTCCGAGCACCCGTCGGCGTCCGCGTCGGCCACGACCGAGGCGGTCCCGCTCGCCGAGCTCACGTCGGTCGCGCTGACGCACGTGGTGCCCCTGCCGGAGAAGCACGAGCGCGGCCAGCCGGCACGGGAGCTCACGCTGGTGATCGGCTGGGGTGCCGTCTCCCGGGTGGACCTGGAGCCGGCCACGTGCGGAGACCCCAGCTGCGACGCCGACCACGGGCTGACCGGGACGCTCGCGCCCGACGACGTCGTCGTCCGGGTCAGCGCGGCTGCGGAAGGGCTGGACTCCGTGCGCGCCGCGACGGCGTTCGCCCGGGAGCTGTCCGCGGCGAGCGCACGAGCCCGATGA
- a CDS encoding DUF3710 domain-containing protein, with protein MALFRRGGKTPATDDTVTETDAVEVDQRRPAASERPRGPRDASEVDDDLPRVDLGAILVPGVPGMELRMEIDKASDVVSAASILLDGSSLQVQAFAAPRTEGIWDEIRAEIAESVTQQGGSADDLPGPFGRELLARLPIRTPEGRTGHRPARFIGADGPRWFVRGVVTGRAAVDPAAAKALEDLFAGIVVVRGTEARAPRDLLTLRLPGPGTPDLTPADADKPAAPEFDPLTRGPEITEIR; from the coding sequence GTGGCGCTGTTCCGGCGTGGTGGGAAGACTCCTGCCACTGATGACACGGTGACGGAGACGGACGCCGTCGAGGTCGACCAGAGACGGCCCGCCGCGTCCGAGCGCCCCCGCGGCCCGCGGGACGCCTCGGAGGTCGATGATGACCTCCCGCGCGTGGACCTCGGTGCGATCCTCGTGCCCGGCGTGCCGGGCATGGAGCTGCGGATGGAGATCGACAAGGCGTCCGACGTGGTGTCCGCCGCGTCGATCCTGCTGGACGGCTCCTCGCTGCAGGTGCAGGCGTTCGCCGCGCCGCGCACGGAGGGCATCTGGGACGAGATCCGCGCCGAGATCGCCGAGTCCGTCACGCAGCAGGGCGGTTCCGCCGACGACCTGCCCGGTCCGTTCGGGCGCGAGCTGCTCGCCCGGCTCCCCATCCGCACGCCCGAGGGGCGCACGGGGCACCGTCCCGCCCGGTTCATCGGGGCCGACGGTCCGCGGTGGTTCGTGCGCGGGGTCGTCACCGGCCGTGCGGCGGTCGACCCGGCGGCGGCGAAGGCGCTCGAGGACCTCTTCGCCGGGATCGTCGTGGTCCGAGGCACCGAGGCGCGCGCGCCTCGGGACCTGCTGACGTTGCGTCTGCCGGGACCCGGTACGCCGGACCTCACGCCCGCCGACGCGGACAAGCCGGCTGCCCCCGAGTTCGACCCGCTGACCCGCGGCCCGGAGATCACGGAGATCCGATGA
- a CDS encoding OB-fold nucleic acid binding domain-containing protein, with protein MSLKERLKKAVASQAEIEADEERADAHRSVGCTPIEQLRDRSRASVSGVIRSVTLRPREGVPALEAELYDGSGALDLVWLGRREIAGVTPGRRLKIEGLVCMIDGRRTVFNPRYELRPRPGE; from the coding sequence ATGAGCCTCAAGGAACGCCTGAAGAAGGCGGTCGCCTCCCAGGCCGAGATCGAGGCCGACGAGGAGCGCGCGGACGCCCACCGCTCGGTCGGCTGCACCCCGATCGAGCAGCTGCGCGACCGGTCCCGCGCGAGCGTGTCCGGCGTGATCCGGTCCGTCACGCTGCGACCCCGCGAGGGGGTGCCGGCCCTGGAGGCCGAGCTGTACGACGGGAGCGGCGCCCTGGACCTGGTGTGGCTCGGCCGTCGGGAGATCGCCGGGGTGACCCCGGGCCGCCGCCTCAAGATCGAGGGGCTGGTGTGCATGATCGACGGCCGGCGCACGGTGTTCAACCCGCGCTACGAGCTCAGGCCCCGTCCCGGTGAGTGA